Proteins from a genomic interval of Youhaiella tibetensis:
- the ttcA gene encoding tRNA 2-thiocytidine(32) synthetase TtcA encodes MILSSPESIETEDATSTHPMFREVASSVEFNKLRKRLIRLTREAIDKFGMVRPGDRWLVALSGGKDSYGLLALLLDLKWRGLLPVELIACNLDQGQPNFPKHILPEYLAKIGVEHRIEYQDTYSIVTDKLPAGATYCSLCSRLRRGHLYRIAREEGCSALVLGHHREDSLETFFMNLFHGGKLAAMPAKLLNDEGDVQVLRPLIYCAEPDLARFAEIMAFPIIPCDLCGSQDGLQRNAMKAMLDGMEKQMPGRKDVMIRALGNVNPSHLLDSRLFDFAGIAGGQQ; translated from the coding sequence CCTCGAGCGTCGAGTTCAACAAGCTGCGCAAGCGGTTGATACGGCTGACGCGCGAGGCGATCGACAAGTTCGGAATGGTGCGGCCGGGCGACAGATGGCTGGTGGCGCTTTCGGGCGGCAAGGATTCCTATGGATTGTTGGCGCTGCTGCTCGATCTCAAGTGGCGCGGGCTGCTGCCGGTCGAACTGATCGCGTGCAATCTCGATCAGGGGCAGCCGAACTTTCCCAAGCACATCCTGCCCGAGTACCTTGCCAAAATCGGGGTCGAGCACAGAATCGAATACCAGGACACCTATTCGATTGTGACCGACAAGCTCCCGGCGGGGGCGACCTATTGTTCGCTGTGCTCGCGGTTGCGGCGCGGGCACCTCTACCGGATCGCGCGCGAGGAGGGGTGTTCGGCGCTGGTGCTCGGCCATCATCGCGAGGATAGCCTCGAGACGTTCTTCATGAACCTCTTCCACGGCGGCAAGCTTGCGGCGATGCCGGCCAAGCTGCTCAATGACGAGGGTGACGTGCAGGTGCTGCGGCCGCTGATCTATTGCGCCGAGCCCGACCTGGCGCGGTTTGCCGAAATCATGGCCTTCCCGATCATTCCCTGCGACCTGTGCGGCAGCCAGGATGGCCTGCAGCGCAACGCGATGAAGGCCATGCTCGATGGCATGGAAAAGCAGATGCCCGGGCGCAAGGACGTGATGATCCGGGCGCTGGGCAACGTCAATCCGAGCCACCTGCTCGATTCCCGGCTCTTCGATTTCGCAGGCATCGCAGGAGGCCAGCAGTGA